One part of the Mya arenaria isolate MELC-2E11 chromosome 3, ASM2691426v1 genome encodes these proteins:
- the LOC128228456 gene encoding multiple epidermal growth factor-like domains protein 6 isoform X1, with translation MTGIFLTSQGQYLKIRQMAGKRHFVVCEIQIFGYCPENFCGYNCSVPCHCRIPGPMKDKLTAVCTSGCAGRATGRNGLCNHVCSNTTWGEECTYQCGHCNNGESCNASNGHCKTCTAGYKPTPKCEDECDLGKYGLNCSRNCGHCGLELDCEKVSGNCSAGCDAGWNGTLCDQECENGTYGSNCSETCGNCVAGCKKGTGTCLGGCLSGFKGETCKYIDQEITQGIESPQSDSSTGHNCSPKTRMHQCHLVFDITAVDRFSAMQVLPCYVLLEAISLEINQTFVKVSLK, from the exons ATGACTGGAATTTTCTTGACGTCACAAGGGCAGTATTTAAAAATACGACAAATGGCTGGTAAACGACACTTTGTTGTGTGTGAAATACAAATCTTTGGAT ATTGTCCGGAGAACTTTTGTGGATACAACTGTTCTGTTCCCTGTCATTGTCGAATCCCAGGACCTATGAAGGACAAACTGACCGCAGTTTGTACTTCCGGTTGTGCTGGCAGGGCGACAGGAAGGAATGGTTTGTGCAACCATG TTTGTAGTAATACCACGTGGGGAGAGGAATGTACATATCAATGTGGCCACTGCAACAATGGAGAATCCTGCAACGCCAGCAATGGACACTGCAAGACATGCACAGCGGGCTATAAGCCAACTCCAAAGTGTGAGGATG AATGTGACCTTGGCAAGTATGGTTTAAACTGTTCGCGAAACTGTGGTCACTGTGGACTAGAATTAGATTGTGAAAAGGTTTCTGGAAATTGTTCAGCAGGGTGTGATGCTGGATGGAACGGTACACTTTGTGACCAAG AATGTGAAAATGGAACGTACGGCTCGAATTGCTCAGAAACGTGCGGAAACTGCGTTGCGGGGTGTAAAAAGGGAACGGGCACTTGCTTGGGCGGATGTTTATCTGGTTTCAAAGGCGAAACCTGTAAATACATTG accaagagatcacccaagGGATCGAATCGCCCCaatcagatagctcgactggccacaactgcagtccaaaaaccag aatgcatcaatgccacctggtttttgacattactgctgtggacagattttcagcaatgcaggtattgccttgttatgtattactggaggcaataagtttggaaataaaccagacttttgtcaaggtttccctgaaataa
- the LOC128228456 gene encoding uncharacterized protein LOC128228456 isoform X2, whose amino-acid sequence MWDCRHVGFIYFVMYLNRFYSSLSLACNVDSNGFHRFGPNCEHLCHYVRNQRCDDVTGECDECEVPWFGPACQYSHFNGYKVYIENLTSWGYEDDDRNYIPRNTSRSLCYQHDGSEITNRTMVVQCVKTLIGNSVRIEMANKYSQLVLCDIKISAGRNIAFGKGLTLSPNSIDGPYSPTGAVYGNTNNTHVRACSGMFGNDTKPKWIQVDLMQKIDLNLIVITAYQTDGFLDSGVRIEVSIDSTSLFKEVFDN is encoded by the exons ATGTGGGATTGCCGACATGttggatttatttattttgtaatgtatcTTAATAGATTTTACTCCTCAC TGAGTTTAGCCTGCAATGTCGACAGTAATGGTTTTCATCGTTTCGGGCCAAACTGTGAACACCTTTGTCACTACGTTAGAAACCAGAGGTGTGATGACGTAACAGGAGAGTGTGACGAGTGTGAAGTACCCTGGTTTGGACCCGCATGCcagtact CGCACTTTAACGGATATAAAGTCTACATAGAAAACCTGACATCATGGGGTTACGAAGATGACGACCGAAACTATATACCGCGGAACACTAGTCGTTCCCTGTGTTACCAGCACGACGGTAGCGAAATCACGAATCGAACCATGGTTGTGCAATGTGTCAAGACTTTGATTGGGAACTCAGTCAGGATTGAGATGGCCAACAAATACAGTCAGCTGGTTCTCTGTGATATTAAGATAAGCGCAG GAAGGAACATTGCGTTTGGGAAAGGGCTAACTCTAAGCCCGAACAGCATAGATGGGCCGTATTCACCAACAGGAGCAGTTTATGGAAACACAAACAATACGCATGTACGCGCTTGTTCTGGGATGTTCGGCAATGACACCAAGCCTAAATGGATACAAGTAGATCTGATGCAAAAAATAGACTTGAACTTGATAGTGATCACTGCATATCAAACAG ATGGTTTCCTAGATTCTGGAGTTAGAATAGAAGTATCAATTGATTCAACAAGTCTTTTCAAAGAggtttttgataattga